The Xylanibacillus composti genome includes a window with the following:
- a CDS encoding FecR domain-containing protein: protein MTGIKMKRWIAAMVSVVMLYGLLAGAFAPQADAATARIAKIVSVTGDVQITKSGGTKPYKAFSGLYLNQGDHIKTGKNSSLVLEVEDRKDEVTVGANAELYVSQLKEDDGSKNTSLKVWSGSVWTKASSLVDTKDTFEVETPTAVMGVRGTQFSVNVDPKTGRMSVTVNAGIVQVHPSIPSPGSSRNADGNAPIVPSNPITSVFPGMQADVYENPLSGDISHVLSYLDLDDLAGLADPAIIEAMIRNKNVADQENEKLLEKFKQDLDNHTPPGLDLDEQEQLDNYREMLDHLTGNILKTAIEKGTVDEQTIEDIVNKTQQQIGSEFELDYKNPPAPKLTSQQQAMKERALEEKRRQQQQLQQKEQMKEQQRQNQQNLLNQIMQEQQRQQEQNEQKAEQKQQNALDKYLNSLTEQERERLLKEIEARENAQNQQPTSPSGGGGSSSPGRPSPPANTGTELNGTGIYTGSVTARVNSGNATYGPVSGMRTIDGNVTITGNTSGDIALRNLMIAGDLIVDATNASVLLQETVVVEGETIIRDVSSRTLTSQATHGGKLEVQDSNGAGLHLSGAASEALVDITGDGEVALRGEFLHLVKVTGAAMLKIDADARISQLEILSSDAQLENEGWIGDILYPSDLEVHGSVLLEVEKIIQRKIAAVNAADSLDSMREALHALGLGHEMSEAAIEYMLAHRPETGFSTYEQILKAVQQAIDHEVPGTEPYVAYFGSSPIMDPSAIKVEVAGADVLYALDMHALVASSTPNLNPDVSLLEKMVTDGIAKKFNVPSGQTSMNLNLSPLTSYYQVNLIIFAARGDQVSKPTRSIAVPGEDVYFGNINGSVTLTEPAPAGGVRVMVFARYSYEYEWSLRQPIMDEAADVSLENYTFVDIAEGETAASYNLRVNRYGSSYVVGYSIVSELPEDSLLLKQGYAGHDDTMVSYAHAEQARFIHFPHQTEDEPVEQVSLTVASGVAVTGTVQVHANKLGGSDTVYVLAENEQGQAGFASVAVTGTAPVPFKVIAPEGSSYRMLYFLSNEYVLDNAYYYGEAGAYTRNLQQAAWVDSADSVNLVLPDDEISIAPLEFSETGFGFTFTPIEGADQYQFKLYDEYGTRFWLTPESVTAEEAAASQFTIYIDELMSEREEGLMPNRTYYLSVAAYADEGSGLVAAGVGRMYSGVLYSKPYVLSSAPFENSQAVPTDAIFTLTYNEPVTVSQIDNGFVLLSSDGIPTVGVSAEVQGDGTKVIVSFDQELVADSYYILQANPRAVRNSHGVSSGLFELAFHTAITNVQVPSVTSTVYEDSLHVSWVADGSMAVTRYDVWVNNEWKGTTEGTSFDLAGQFAATDLAILVRAYDGQTVVAETELFPAFNPVRYFNAQAGFYDGIILFFEFEEVAGAASYVIYNDLYGSGQMNRTVKSEPGQVQVNTPGRVIIIAVDETGRVMAKSEIQYTIDYQSI, encoded by the coding sequence ATGACTGGAATCAAGATGAAACGCTGGATAGCCGCGATGGTGAGCGTCGTCATGCTGTACGGCTTGCTCGCAGGCGCGTTCGCCCCGCAGGCGGATGCGGCGACAGCGAGGATAGCCAAGATTGTCAGCGTCACCGGTGACGTGCAGATCACGAAATCCGGCGGAACAAAACCGTACAAGGCTTTCTCGGGCCTGTACCTGAACCAAGGAGACCACATTAAGACCGGGAAGAACAGCAGCCTCGTTTTGGAGGTAGAAGACCGCAAAGATGAAGTGACGGTTGGCGCTAATGCGGAATTGTATGTTTCCCAACTAAAAGAAGACGACGGCAGCAAGAATACGAGCTTAAAAGTATGGTCCGGCTCCGTGTGGACGAAGGCTTCTTCGCTTGTGGATACGAAGGATACGTTCGAAGTGGAGACACCGACGGCTGTCATGGGCGTTCGCGGCACGCAGTTTTCCGTAAATGTCGATCCAAAGACAGGACGAATGAGCGTAACCGTCAATGCGGGCATTGTTCAGGTTCATCCTTCCATTCCTTCACCCGGATCATCGAGAAATGCTGATGGAAATGCCCCAATAGTTCCGAGCAACCCTATTACTTCTGTCTTCCCTGGCATGCAGGCTGATGTTTATGAGAATCCGCTGTCGGGGGATATTTCCCATGTACTGAGTTACTTGGATCTCGACGATCTGGCGGGCTTAGCTGATCCAGCTATTATTGAAGCAATGATTCGCAATAAGAATGTTGCCGATCAAGAGAACGAGAAGTTATTGGAAAAATTCAAACAAGACCTTGACAATCATACACCGCCCGGATTGGATTTGGACGAGCAGGAACAGTTGGATAATTATCGTGAAATGCTGGATCACTTAACCGGCAATATCTTGAAGACGGCGATCGAAAAAGGAACAGTCGATGAGCAGACCATTGAGGATATTGTCAACAAAACTCAGCAGCAGATCGGTAGTGAGTTCGAGCTGGACTACAAGAATCCGCCAGCGCCCAAGCTGACGAGTCAACAGCAAGCTATGAAGGAACGGGCACTGGAAGAGAAGCGCAGGCAGCAACAGCAACTGCAGCAGAAAGAGCAGATGAAAGAACAGCAGCGCCAGAATCAACAAAATTTGCTTAATCAGATAATGCAAGAGCAACAGCGACAGCAGGAGCAAAATGAACAGAAGGCTGAACAAAAACAACAAAACGCACTTGACAAATATTTGAACAGCTTGACAGAACAAGAGAGAGAGCGCTTGCTGAAGGAAATCGAAGCCCGGGAAAATGCGCAGAACCAACAACCGACCTCGCCTTCTGGCGGAGGAGGGTCCAGCTCTCCAGGCCGGCCTTCCCCACCAGCCAATACCGGCACGGAGTTGAACGGCACCGGCATATACACCGGATCCGTGACAGCCAGAGTCAATTCCGGGAACGCAACCTATGGTCCCGTCTCAGGCATGCGGACTATCGACGGCAATGTGACGATCACAGGCAACACCTCTGGCGATATCGCATTGCGTAATTTAATGATTGCAGGCGATCTGATTGTGGATGCGACAAATGCTTCTGTATTATTGCAGGAAACCGTTGTGGTTGAAGGCGAAACAATCATACGGGATGTGAGCTCCCGCACGTTGACTAGCCAAGCGACTCATGGCGGAAAGCTCGAAGTGCAGGACAGCAATGGCGCCGGACTGCATCTGAGCGGCGCCGCCAGCGAAGCGCTTGTAGACATCACAGGCGATGGGGAAGTGGCGCTGCGCGGTGAATTCCTCCATTTGGTGAAGGTGACCGGCGCCGCTATGCTGAAGATCGATGCAGATGCGCGTATAAGCCAATTGGAAATTCTGAGCAGTGATGCTCAACTGGAGAACGAAGGCTGGATCGGGGACATTCTTTATCCTTCCGATCTGGAAGTGCACGGTTCCGTTCTGCTAGAAGTGGAAAAGATTATCCAACGCAAGATTGCAGCTGTGAATGCGGCAGATTCACTGGATAGTATGAGAGAAGCGCTGCATGCGCTCGGGCTTGGCCATGAGATGTCTGAGGCCGCGATTGAATACATGCTCGCACATCGCCCGGAAACTGGCTTCTCCACTTATGAACAGATTCTAAAAGCTGTTCAGCAGGCGATCGATCATGAAGTTCCCGGAACTGAGCCTTATGTGGCCTATTTCGGATCATCACCGATAATGGATCCTTCCGCGATCAAAGTCGAGGTGGCGGGAGCGGATGTCTTGTACGCACTGGATATGCACGCTCTGGTAGCGTCGTCTACGCCGAATTTGAATCCGGATGTAAGCTTGCTGGAGAAGATGGTCACAGACGGCATAGCGAAGAAGTTCAACGTACCATCGGGGCAGACGTCGATGAATCTGAATTTGTCCCCGTTAACGTCGTACTATCAGGTGAACTTGATCATCTTTGCTGCACGAGGCGATCAGGTTTCGAAACCGACAAGGTCTATTGCGGTTCCAGGCGAAGATGTGTACTTCGGCAACATTAACGGCTCAGTGACATTAACCGAACCCGCGCCAGCTGGCGGAGTGCGCGTCATGGTGTTTGCGCGCTACAGCTATGAGTATGAATGGTCTCTGCGGCAACCGATTATGGATGAAGCAGCGGATGTTTCCTTAGAGAACTACACGTTTGTAGACATAGCGGAAGGCGAGACCGCCGCTAGCTACAACCTGCGGGTGAACCGGTATGGCAGCAGCTACGTTGTCGGATACAGCATCGTATCGGAATTGCCGGAAGACAGTCTGCTGCTGAAGCAAGGATATGCCGGACATGATGACACGATGGTATCCTATGCACATGCAGAGCAGGCCCGCTTTATCCATTTTCCGCACCAGACTGAAGACGAACCTGTAGAGCAGGTATCTCTTACCGTTGCCTCAGGTGTGGCGGTGACCGGTACGGTGCAGGTGCACGCGAACAAGCTCGGAGGAAGCGACACCGTATATGTGCTGGCAGAGAACGAGCAAGGACAAGCAGGTTTTGCCAGTGTGGCCGTCACGGGAACAGCTCCTGTACCATTCAAGGTGATTGCGCCGGAAGGCTCATCGTATCGGATGCTATATTTCTTGTCGAACGAATATGTGCTTGACAATGCGTACTACTATGGAGAAGCCGGCGCCTATACGCGGAATCTGCAACAGGCCGCATGGGTGGACAGCGCAGACAGCGTCAATCTGGTGCTGCCAGACGATGAGATTTCGATTGCGCCGCTAGAATTCTCGGAAACTGGCTTTGGCTTTACTTTTACGCCTATTGAAGGAGCGGATCAGTACCAGTTCAAGCTGTATGACGAATATGGGACGAGGTTCTGGCTGACGCCTGAATCCGTAACAGCTGAGGAAGCGGCTGCTTCTCAATTCACCATCTATATCGATGAACTCATGAGTGAAAGAGAAGAGGGGCTCATGCCGAATCGCACCTATTATTTGTCGGTTGCGGCTTATGCAGACGAAGGAAGCGGGCTGGTTGCAGCAGGTGTAGGCAGGATGTATTCCGGCGTGCTTTACAGCAAACCGTATGTGTTATCATCCGCACCGTTTGAGAATTCGCAAGCTGTGCCGACTGATGCGATTTTCACGCTTACCTACAATGAACCTGTGACAGTCAGCCAGATCGACAATGGCTTCGTCCTTCTTTCCAGCGACGGCATCCCGACCGTGGGTGTGAGTGCTGAAGTACAAGGGGATGGAACGAAAGTGATCGTCAGCTTTGATCAGGAATTGGTTGCGGACAGCTATTATATTCTGCAGGCAAATCCGCGGGCGGTCAGGAACAGTCATGGGGTTTCCAGCGGGTTGTTCGAGCTGGCTTTCCACACAGCTATAACCAATGTGCAAGTTCCATCTGTTACGAGCACGGTTTATGAGGATTCGCTCCATGTGTCCTGGGTAGCAGACGGCTCGATGGCGGTTACCCGGTATGATGTGTGGGTGAACAATGAATGGAAAGGCACGACAGAGGGGACGTCGTTTGACCTGGCCGGGCAATTCGCCGCGACGGATTTGGCCATCCTGGTTCGTGCCTACGATGGTCAGACTGTCGTAGCCGAAACCGAGCTGTTTCCTGCTTTCAATCCTGTCAGATACTTCAATGCCCAAGCCGGCTTTTATGATGGAATCATTCTCTTCTTTGAATTTGAAGAGGTAGCAGGAGCGGCAAGCTATGTGATTTACAACGATCTTTACGGGTCTGGTCAAATGAATCGAACGGTAAAATCTGAGCCGGGTCAGGTACAGGTCAACACCCCAGGCAGAGTCATCATTATCGCTGTTGATGAAACCGGGCGAGTTATGGCGAAGTCGGAGATCCAGTATACAATTGATTATCAATCTATATAG
- a CDS encoding stalk domain-containing protein, with the protein MQKIKKKMIVSILSLSLCWPSALFAASPSEGLRGTNGEILSQVNSLAGSSEFGDRDGAALSASFRNPASVAVASDGTIYIADTDNQLIRKLKNGTVESFAGNTLLEDERGLPIGALLDGAGEASSFSKPHGLDVDARGNVYVADADNHAIRKITPNGTVTTLAGNGVLGDEDGRGKAAAFYSPTDVAVTADGVVYVADTLNHAIRKITPDGTVTTLNAMAERLMEWAPGYVESAGSFADGPLAEAAFNEPSGLALDERGNLYVSDTGNQLIRYIDLQNGTVSTVAGLVRNPMYQGSEPYAPGGYVNGAALQAQFHSPRGIAVTAEGGLVIADSMNHAIRYLHNGQVITLAGALEEKYGDQNGINGLNRLHAPSGVAVQRDGSILIADSYNNKVRVWSLYTHPEQVEANGSIHVVLNGQVVTFDAQPEIANARTMVPVRAIGEALGYEVEFEGTSVKLSLDDKSVTLQLDDTQIAIEAAGEEPNRRFMDVAPYAKDGRTYVPLRFFSEEFGMDVQWDADTRTAILREKMFD; encoded by the coding sequence ATGCAAAAGATAAAGAAGAAGATGATCGTGAGCATCTTGTCGCTATCCCTGTGTTGGCCATCTGCCTTGTTTGCCGCTTCCCCTTCGGAAGGACTGCGCGGCACGAACGGTGAGATTTTGTCTCAGGTGAATAGCTTGGCCGGTTCGAGTGAATTCGGAGATAGGGACGGGGCTGCCTTGAGCGCCTCGTTCCGAAACCCCGCAAGCGTAGCCGTTGCGTCTGACGGGACGATCTATATCGCAGATACGGATAACCAGCTGATCCGAAAGCTGAAGAACGGCACTGTAGAGAGCTTCGCGGGGAATACATTGCTTGAGGACGAGCGCGGATTGCCGATAGGCGCCCTGCTGGATGGCGCAGGCGAAGCTTCCTCCTTCTCCAAACCGCATGGTTTGGACGTGGATGCGCGCGGCAATGTGTATGTAGCGGATGCCGACAATCATGCCATACGTAAAATCACGCCGAACGGAACAGTGACAACCCTGGCAGGCAACGGCGTGCTGGGCGATGAGGACGGCAGGGGCAAGGCGGCGGCGTTTTATTCGCCTACGGACGTCGCAGTAACTGCGGACGGCGTTGTATACGTGGCGGATACGCTGAATCATGCGATTCGCAAAATTACGCCGGACGGCACCGTTACGACGCTCAATGCGATGGCTGAACGTCTGATGGAATGGGCGCCAGGATATGTAGAATCAGCCGGCAGCTTTGCGGATGGTCCGTTGGCAGAAGCGGCCTTCAATGAGCCTTCCGGACTGGCATTGGACGAGCGCGGGAATTTGTATGTGAGCGATACGGGAAATCAGCTGATTCGCTACATCGATTTGCAAAATGGAACGGTCTCAACGGTAGCGGGACTTGTGCGTAATCCGATGTACCAGGGAAGCGAGCCGTATGCCCCGGGAGGTTACGTGAATGGCGCTGCCCTGCAAGCGCAGTTCCATTCCCCTAGAGGCATAGCGGTCACGGCAGAAGGCGGCCTCGTCATTGCCGACAGCATGAACCATGCGATCCGGTATTTGCACAACGGTCAAGTGATCACATTGGCAGGGGCATTGGAAGAGAAGTACGGCGATCAAAATGGCATCAACGGCCTCAACCGGCTGCATGCTCCTAGCGGCGTGGCTGTACAGCGGGACGGGAGTATCCTGATTGCAGACAGCTACAACAACAAGGTCAGAGTATGGTCTTTGTATACGCACCCGGAACAGGTGGAGGCGAATGGCAGCATCCACGTTGTCTTGAATGGACAGGTAGTCACATTCGATGCGCAGCCGGAAATCGCCAATGCCCGCACAATGGTGCCGGTGCGCGCGATCGGGGAAGCGCTGGGCTATGAGGTGGAATTTGAGGGCACTTCAGTGAAGCTTAGCCTGGATGACAAATCTGTGACGCTGCAGCTTGACGACACGCAGATTGCAATCGAAGCGGCAGGCGAAGAGCCAAATCGCCGCTTCATGGATGTCGCGCCGTATGCCAAGGATGGCCGCACTTACGTGCCGCTGCGTTTCTTCAGTGAAGAGTTTGGAATGGATGTCCAGTGGGATGCGGACACTCGAACAGCGATCCTGCGGGAGAAAATGTTCGATTAA
- a CDS encoding quinone-dependent dihydroorotate dehydrogenase, which translates to MIYRHMAKPLLFKLQPETAHHLVIGGLKSASHVPGVEQLLARTYRTKEQPALAVRQFGLRFSNPIGLAAGLDKNAEAVRGFSALGFGFIEVGTVTPKGQPGNEKPRSFRLPPDEALINRMGFNNEGAEAMARRLERLGKRRIPIAVNIGKNKSTPNEQAPDDYRACIQALYPYGDFFVVNISSPNTPGLRNLQHGDDLSQLLAAVLDEMEKQHKALGYAGEVKPVLVKIAPDLENDELGYTLETIAGSGVSGLIATNTTLSREGLRHSNREEAGGLSGKPLRDKSTAVIREAYRLTGGKLPIIGSGGIFAAADAYEKIRAGASLVEVYTAFIYHGPGLIKQLNEGLAALMKQDGFASIAEAVGADHR; encoded by the coding sequence ATGATTTACCGCCATATGGCCAAGCCGCTGCTGTTTAAGCTGCAGCCGGAGACTGCGCATCATCTTGTAATAGGAGGACTGAAGTCGGCCTCTCATGTTCCGGGCGTCGAACAGCTGCTTGCCCGCACTTATCGCACGAAGGAACAGCCTGCTTTGGCCGTCCGGCAATTCGGGCTGCGCTTCAGCAATCCGATTGGACTGGCGGCAGGATTGGACAAGAATGCGGAAGCGGTACGCGGGTTTTCCGCGCTCGGTTTCGGCTTCATCGAGGTCGGAACTGTAACGCCAAAGGGGCAGCCGGGCAACGAGAAGCCGCGCAGCTTTCGTCTTCCTCCGGATGAGGCGTTGATTAATCGAATGGGCTTCAACAATGAAGGCGCGGAAGCGATGGCCCGTCGTTTGGAACGGCTGGGGAAGCGCAGAATACCGATAGCCGTCAATATTGGCAAGAACAAATCTACGCCGAATGAGCAGGCGCCGGATGACTACCGGGCTTGTATCCAGGCGCTTTATCCATATGGCGATTTTTTTGTCGTGAATATAAGCTCGCCGAATACGCCGGGGCTGCGCAATCTGCAGCACGGGGATGATTTGTCTCAACTATTGGCTGCTGTGCTTGATGAGATGGAGAAGCAGCATAAGGCGCTTGGCTATGCCGGAGAGGTGAAGCCGGTACTGGTGAAGATAGCGCCCGATTTGGAGAATGACGAGCTCGGCTACACGCTGGAGACGATTGCCGGCAGCGGGGTATCGGGTCTTATCGCAACGAATACGACGTTGTCCAGGGAAGGATTGCGCCACAGCAATCGGGAAGAGGCCGGCGGATTAAGCGGGAAGCCGCTGAGGGATAAGTCCACGGCAGTTATCCGGGAAGCTTACCGCTTGACGGGCGGCAAGCTTCCGATCATCGGATCGGGCGGCATTTTTGCTGCAGCAGACGCATATGAAAAAATACGTGCCGGCGCTTCGCTCGTCGAAGTGTATACGGCGTTTATTTATCATGGCCCAGGCTTGATCAAGCAGCTGAACGAAGGACTGGCGGCGTTGATGAAGCAAGACGGATTTGCATCGATTGCCGAGGCGGTCGGGGCGGACCATCGTTGA
- a CDS encoding GTP pyrophosphokinase encodes MDGRDWGKFLLPYEQTVEELKVKFKTLRTELKKREEFSPIEFVTGRVKRISSILEKAKRLHVPMDKLETGIEDIAGIRIMCQFVEDIERVASIIREREDMILVYEKDYIANTKESGYRSYHMIVEYPVQTGLGMKRVLAEIQIRTLAMNFWATIEHSLNYKYRESLPKELRIRLKKAAEAAFKLDEEMSSIREEIIRAQQLFEDRSNLVSTILSDIQELYFYHRIREAVTFQLQFNELWDNEDIWGLKTLSEQIRASLARAQKEQT; translated from the coding sequence ATGGATGGCAGAGACTGGGGGAAATTCCTGCTCCCCTATGAGCAAACGGTGGAAGAACTGAAGGTGAAATTCAAGACACTGCGGACAGAATTGAAAAAACGCGAGGAGTTTTCCCCGATTGAATTTGTAACCGGCCGCGTAAAGCGCATCTCCAGCATTTTGGAAAAGGCCAAGCGTTTGCATGTGCCGATGGATAAGTTGGAAACCGGTATTGAGGATATAGCTGGCATTCGCATCATGTGCCAGTTCGTCGAGGATATTGAGCGGGTAGCGTCCATTATTCGCGAACGGGAGGACATGATACTTGTCTATGAGAAGGACTACATCGCGAATACGAAGGAAAGCGGCTATCGCAGCTACCATATGATCGTGGAATATCCGGTGCAGACAGGGCTGGGCATGAAGCGGGTGCTCGCAGAAATCCAGATCCGGACGCTAGCGATGAATTTTTGGGCGACGATCGAGCATTCCCTGAACTATAAGTATCGGGAAAGCCTGCCCAAGGAGCTGCGCATCCGCTTGAAGAAGGCGGCAGAGGCCGCATTCAAGCTGGACGAGGAGATGTCCAGCATCCGTGAAGAGATCATACGCGCCCAACAGCTGTTCGAGGATCGCTCCAATCTTGTTTCCACCATCTTGTCTGACATCCAGGAGCTGTATTTCTATCATCGCATCCGCGAAGCGGTGACGTTCCAGCTTCAGTTCAACGAGCTGTGGGATAATGAAGACATATGGGGCCTCAAGACGCTGTCCGAGCAAATTCGTGCTTCCCTGGCGCGCGCGCAAAAGGAGCAGACATGA
- a CDS encoding DUF309 domain-containing protein, whose protein sequence is MSSYDKLYVAFLRYFNVERDYFECHEVMEELWLEEGRKPFYQGLLQVAVGLYHFENGNISGSIKLFEAGIDKLRGSVEEQAGIDIGAILDDSQHYVEKLRRYEEAPFAFYDLNIRITDPVLEQAVQELEL, encoded by the coding sequence ATGAGCAGCTATGACAAGCTATATGTAGCCTTCCTCCGGTATTTCAACGTGGAGCGCGATTATTTCGAATGTCACGAGGTGATGGAGGAACTGTGGCTCGAGGAGGGGAGAAAGCCTTTTTACCAAGGATTGCTCCAGGTAGCCGTCGGCTTGTATCATTTCGAAAATGGCAATATCAGCGGATCGATCAAGCTGTTTGAAGCGGGGATTGACAAGCTCCGAGGAAGCGTGGAGGAGCAAGCCGGCATAGATATCGGCGCGATACTGGACGATTCGCAGCATTATGTGGAGAAGCTTCGCCGGTATGAAGAAGCCCCTTTTGCCTTCTATGATTTGAACATCCGCATCACCGATCCGGTGCTGGAGCAGGCGGTACAAGAGTTAGAGCTGTAG